A single region of the Pseudomonas granadensis genome encodes:
- a CDS encoding TolC family outer membrane protein: MRVLTPLCSAVLLAMACTSQAHAMNLTEAIQSTIATHPELASRVDARLSADEQVKVAKGGFYPSVDLNAAYGRGYSDNTNTRAFGNHNTEILNYTQSELRLRQMIFDGFNTANEVERTKGVSNSRAYYAQGTAQDLALRTIEVYLEVLKRRELVTLAKNNLQAHLRVNDQIGLRTERGVGSTADSDQSVARKALAQNNLDTAEVDLADAESNFYSVVGRMPDELETPASTRGELPTQLREAQQSMVDNNPYLKSAQADVQSAESQYEVAKSPFYPRFDAEAAVGANNNVQGDEGHDNEWRVGVVMNYNLFRGGSDKARLAANAHDINQAMDIRNNALRQLNENIRLAWNAMENAKKQTPTAREYAETTKRVRAAYQDQFGLGQRTLLDLLDSENELYNANRRYTEIRYTEEYSMYRVLANMGQLLSKQRVVLPADAIAATEVKNQARLPELK, encoded by the coding sequence ATGCGCGTACTAACCCCCCTCTGCAGCGCGGTTTTGCTGGCCATGGCTTGCACTTCTCAAGCCCACGCCATGAATCTGACTGAAGCCATTCAAAGCACCATTGCCACTCACCCGGAACTGGCGTCGCGCGTGGATGCGCGCCTGTCGGCAGATGAACAAGTCAAAGTCGCCAAGGGCGGTTTCTATCCATCCGTCGACCTGAACGCCGCTTACGGACGCGGCTATAGCGACAACACCAACACTCGCGCCTTCGGCAATCACAACACCGAAATCCTCAATTACACCCAGTCCGAACTGCGGCTGCGGCAGATGATCTTTGACGGCTTCAACACCGCCAACGAGGTCGAGCGCACCAAAGGCGTGTCGAATTCACGCGCCTATTACGCGCAAGGCACCGCGCAGGATCTGGCCCTGCGCACCATTGAGGTCTATCTGGAAGTGCTCAAGCGTCGCGAACTGGTGACGCTTGCGAAGAACAACCTGCAGGCGCACTTGCGCGTCAACGACCAGATCGGCCTGCGCACCGAGCGTGGCGTGGGCAGCACGGCAGACTCCGATCAATCGGTAGCGCGTAAGGCGCTGGCGCAAAACAACCTCGATACCGCCGAAGTGGATCTGGCCGACGCCGAATCGAACTTCTACAGCGTGGTCGGGCGCATGCCCGATGAGCTGGAAACGCCGGCCTCAACCCGCGGCGAACTGCCGACCCAATTGCGCGAAGCCCAGCAGAGCATGGTTGATAACAACCCGTACCTGAAATCGGCACAGGCTGACGTGCAGTCGGCCGAAAGCCAATACGAAGTAGCGAAGTCGCCGTTCTACCCACGCTTCGACGCCGAAGCCGCGGTGGGCGCGAACAACAACGTGCAAGGCGACGAAGGTCACGACAACGAATGGCGTGTCGGCGTGGTGATGAACTACAACCTGTTCCGCGGCGGCAGCGACAAGGCGCGCCTGGCGGCCAACGCCCACGACATCAACCAGGCGATGGACATCCGCAACAACGCCCTGCGCCAGCTCAACGAAAATATTCGTCTGGCCTGGAACGCCATGGAAAACGCGAAGAAACAAACCCCGACCGCGCGCGAGTACGCCGAAACCACCAAACGCGTACGCGCCGCCTATCAGGATCAGTTCGGCCTCGGCCAACGCACCCTGCTCGACCTGCTCGACAGCGAAAACGAGCTGTACAACGCCAACCGTCGCTACACCGAAATTCGTTACACCGAGGAATACTCGATGTACCGCGTGTTGGCGAACATGGGCCAGTTGCTGAGCAAGCAACGAGTGGTGCTGCCAGCCGATGCGATTGCCGCGACCGAGGTGAAAAACCAGGCGCGCTTGCCTGAGTTGAAGTAA
- a CDS encoding type I secretion system permease/ATPase, translating into MTRMETGAAGIDPRLSFDDPLLDGLLILCKLHGATVSRASLSAGLPLNKQRLSLDLLPRAAARAGLQARLLRRDLKDISSLNLPILLLLNDGRTAVLWRFGDDGKALLLPSEADGGEQWVSRDELAEHYSGQALFARPRHELEDLRAPLVPRVQAWFRDTLKLSKWLYSDAILASFLINLLGLMVPLFVMQTYDRVVPNQATSTLWVLSIGLLIGTGFELVLRVVRAHLLDTAGKKTDVILSATLFERITGMSMKARPATIGGFAQSIHDFQGLREFLTAVTLTSLIDLPFVVLMLAVIGLLGGWLVVIPLLAFPLTIIFAMIIQAKLRDTVQKSLSLGAERQALLIETLGGLETLKACSAESERQHQWESTHGALTRLDSHARNLSALATNGTLFIQQFSGMATIVAGVYSIIAGNLSVGALVATYMLGSRVLAPLGQIAGLITRYQQAQLTMKSTDALMALPQERDGKQRPLERTQLQGALDVSGVTFHYNGQNAPALSNVSFSLKPGERVGIIGRSGSGKSTLARLVMGFYEPEEGQLLLDGLDLRQLDVADLRQQIGYVAHDLPLLAGSLRDNLTLGARYISDARMLEVAELTGVTELARQHPQGFDRPVGERGQLLSGGQRQAVLLARSLLLDPPIMLLDEPTSAMDNSSEDQLRLKLHQWVQGKTLLLVTHRTSMLSLVDRLLVLDNGRVVADGPKEAVIDALRKGRVGSAAV; encoded by the coding sequence ATGACCCGCATGGAAACCGGCGCCGCCGGCATCGATCCGCGTTTGAGCTTCGATGATCCGTTACTCGACGGTCTGCTGATCCTCTGCAAACTGCACGGTGCGACGGTCAGCCGCGCCAGCCTGAGCGCCGGGTTGCCGCTGAACAAACAACGCCTGAGCCTGGATCTGCTGCCCCGCGCTGCCGCCCGCGCCGGGTTGCAGGCGCGTCTGCTGCGCCGTGACCTGAAAGATATTTCGTCGCTGAACCTGCCGATCCTGCTGCTGCTCAACGACGGCCGCACGGCGGTGCTGTGGCGTTTTGGCGACGACGGCAAAGCGTTGCTGTTGCCCAGTGAAGCCGACGGCGGCGAGCAATGGGTCAGCCGCGACGAACTCGCCGAACATTACAGCGGCCAGGCCTTGTTCGCCCGTCCGCGGCACGAACTCGAAGACCTGCGCGCGCCGCTGGTGCCGCGGGTGCAGGCATGGTTTCGCGACACCTTGAAGCTGTCGAAATGGCTGTACAGCGACGCGATTCTCGCCAGTTTTTTGATCAACCTGCTGGGCCTGATGGTGCCGCTGTTCGTCATGCAAACCTATGATCGCGTGGTACCGAACCAGGCCACGTCGACCTTATGGGTGCTGTCGATCGGCCTGTTGATCGGCACCGGGTTCGAACTGGTTCTGCGCGTGGTGCGTGCACATTTACTCGATACCGCCGGGAAGAAAACCGATGTGATTTTGTCCGCAACTTTGTTCGAACGCATCACTGGCATGTCGATGAAGGCGCGGCCAGCGACCATCGGCGGGTTCGCACAAAGCATTCATGATTTTCAGGGGCTGCGCGAATTCCTCACCGCCGTGACCTTGACCAGCCTGATCGACCTGCCGTTCGTGGTGTTGATGCTGGCGGTGATCGGCCTGCTCGGTGGCTGGCTGGTGGTGATTCCGCTGCTGGCGTTTCCGCTCACCATCATTTTCGCCATGATCATTCAGGCCAAACTGCGCGACACCGTGCAAAAGAGCCTGAGCCTCGGCGCCGAACGCCAGGCGCTGCTGATCGAAACCCTCGGCGGCCTGGAAACCCTCAAGGCCTGCAGCGCCGAAAGCGAGCGCCAGCACCAATGGGAAAGCACCCACGGCGCCCTCACCCGCCTCGACAGCCACGCGCGCAACCTCTCGGCGCTGGCGACCAACGGCACCTTGTTCATTCAGCAGTTCTCGGGGATGGCGACGATTGTCGCCGGGGTCTACAGCATCATTGCCGGTAACCTCAGCGTCGGTGCGCTGGTCGCCACCTACATGCTGGGCAGCCGGGTACTCGCACCGTTAGGGCAGATCGCCGGGCTGATCACCCGCTATCAGCAAGCGCAACTGACGATGAAAAGCACCGATGCGCTGATGGCCCTGCCGCAGGAACGCGACGGCAAGCAACGGCCGCTGGAACGCACGCAACTGCAAGGCGCGCTGGACGTCAGCGGCGTGACCTTCCATTACAACGGCCAGAACGCGCCGGCGCTGAGCAACGTCAGTTTCAGTCTCAAGCCCGGCGAACGGGTCGGCATCATTGGCCGCAGCGGCTCAGGCAAAAGCACCCTGGCGCGACTGGTGATGGGTTTTTACGAGCCCGAAGAAGGCCAGTTGCTGCTCGATGGCCTCGACCTGCGCCAGCTCGATGTCGCCGACCTGCGCCAACAGATCGGCTACGTCGCCCACGACCTGCCGCTGCTGGCCGGCAGCCTGCGCGACAATCTCACCCTCGGCGCACGCTACATCAGCGACGCGCGCATGCTTGAAGTGGCCGAGCTGACTGGCGTCACCGAACTGGCCCGCCAGCACCCGCAAGGCTTCGACCGGCCGGTGGGCGAACGCGGACAATTGCTCTCCGGCGGCCAGCGCCAGGCGGTGCTGCTGGCACGCTCGTTGTTGCTCGATCCGCCGATCATGCTGCTCGACGAACCCACCAGCGCCATGGACAACAGCAGTGAAGACCAGCTTCGGCTGAAACTGCATCAATGGGTGCAGGGCAAAACCCTGTTGCTGGTCACCCACCGTACTTCGATGTTGAGCCTGGTCGATCGCTTGCTGGTGCTGGATAACGGCCGGGTCGTCGCTGACGGCCCGAAAGAAGCGGTCATCGATGCACTGCGCAAGGGCCGTGTCGGCTCGGCGGCGGTCTAG
- a CDS encoding LysR family transcriptional regulator, with product MANALPDLKLLRIFVSVVRHQGFANAQQELNLSTSAISTYMSQLEAALGLVLCHRGRGGFSLTSKGELFHQETLRLLGELEGFEQYAAALKGELRGTLNLGVIDSTVSDKALPFAEAIGAYSQEHPAVHLHLSVMSPYELQLGVQDNRLDLAIGAFSTRMSGLVYMPLYREQHWLYCSSRHPLFNERRIPEQVITQQRMVGRGYWSQAELARHGFKHSAATVESMEAQLILVLSGAYIGYLPEHYAQAWADKGDLRVLLPATFGYQAPFSMIMRRGRSREPLIQTFRDLLKAQLNQA from the coding sequence ATGGCCAACGCTTTACCCGACCTGAAACTCTTGCGCATCTTCGTCAGCGTCGTGCGCCATCAGGGTTTTGCCAACGCGCAGCAGGAACTCAACCTGTCGACCTCGGCGATCAGCACCTACATGAGCCAGCTCGAAGCGGCGCTCGGCCTGGTGCTGTGCCATCGTGGGCGTGGCGGGTTCAGCCTGACCAGCAAGGGCGAGCTGTTTCATCAGGAAACGTTGCGCCTGCTCGGCGAGCTCGAGGGCTTCGAGCAATACGCCGCCGCGCTCAAAGGCGAATTGCGTGGCACCCTCAATCTTGGGGTGATCGACTCCACCGTCAGCGACAAGGCCTTGCCCTTTGCCGAAGCCATCGGCGCCTACAGCCAGGAGCACCCGGCGGTGCATTTGCATTTGTCGGTGATGAGCCCGTATGAATTGCAACTCGGCGTGCAGGACAACCGCCTCGACCTGGCCATCGGCGCGTTCTCCACGCGCATGAGCGGGCTGGTCTACATGCCGCTGTACCGCGAGCAACACTGGTTGTATTGCAGCAGTCGCCATCCGCTGTTCAACGAACGGCGCATTCCCGAGCAGGTCATCACCCAGCAGCGCATGGTCGGGCGCGGTTACTGGAGCCAGGCCGAACTGGCCCGGCATGGTTTCAAACACAGCGCCGCCACCGTGGAAAGCATGGAAGCGCAGCTGATTCTGGTGCTCTCCGGCGCCTACATCGGTTATTTGCCGGAACACTACGCCCAGGCCTGGGCCGACAAGGGCGACTTGCGCGTGTTGCTGCCGGCCACGTTCGGCTATCAGGCGCCGTTTTCGATGATCATGCGCCGCGGTCGCAGTCGCGAGCCGTTGATCCAGACCTTCCGCGATTTGCTCAAAGCCCAGTTGAATCAGGCGTAA
- a CDS encoding HlyD family type I secretion periplasmic adaptor subunit yields MSASTDSKDRGYFDSFGKSAEADFMPETAGASLQDSPRKSRITVWLAAALLISAVVWAKFAVLEEVTMGEGKAIPSSKVQVIQNLEGGIVTEIFVREGQMVGKGDTLLRLDDTRFRSNKGESEADRYALTAQVERLSAEAEGRPFKLSAEVIAKAPQVAEDERSLYEQRQRRLASEQRTLSEQLRQKTQELAEFRSKQGQFSSSLALLQQEMNMSEPLVKTGAVSPVEILRLRRSAVEIRGSLNATTLAIPRAESAIAEIRSKIDESEQTFRSEAAKELNEKRTDLSKITATSIAIDDRVTRTTVTSPVRGVIKQMKVNTIGGVVQPGSDMVEIVPLEDNLLIEAKVRPQDVAFLHPGQKAMVKFSAYDYTIYGGLSARLELIGADTITDDKGNSFYLIQVRTDKNHLGGDVKPLLIIPGMVATVDIITGEKSVLDYLLKPVLKARTEAMRER; encoded by the coding sequence ATGTCTGCTTCCACCGATAGCAAGGATCGCGGCTACTTCGACAGCTTCGGCAAAAGCGCCGAGGCCGACTTCATGCCGGAAACCGCCGGCGCCTCGTTGCAGGATTCGCCGCGCAAATCGCGGATTACCGTGTGGCTGGCGGCGGCGCTGCTGATCAGCGCGGTGGTCTGGGCCAAATTCGCCGTGCTCGAAGAAGTCACCATGGGCGAAGGCAAGGCGATTCCGTCGAGCAAGGTCCAGGTGATCCAGAACCTCGAAGGTGGCATCGTCACCGAGATTTTCGTTCGTGAAGGCCAGATGGTCGGCAAGGGCGATACCCTGCTGCGGCTGGATGACACGCGCTTTCGCTCGAACAAGGGCGAAAGCGAGGCCGACCGCTACGCGCTGACTGCGCAAGTCGAACGCCTGTCCGCCGAGGCCGAGGGCCGGCCGTTCAAACTCTCCGCGGAGGTGATTGCCAAGGCGCCGCAAGTCGCCGAAGACGAGCGCTCGCTGTACGAACAACGCCAGCGCCGCCTCGCCAGCGAGCAGCGTACCTTGAGCGAACAGCTGCGGCAGAAAACCCAGGAGCTGGCGGAGTTTCGTTCCAAGCAGGGCCAGTTCAGTTCCAGCCTGGCCTTGCTGCAGCAAGAGATGAACATGTCCGAACCGCTGGTGAAAACCGGGGCCGTGTCACCGGTGGAAATTCTCCGCCTCAGACGCAGTGCCGTGGAAATTCGCGGCTCGCTGAACGCCACCACGCTGGCGATTCCCCGCGCCGAATCGGCGATCGCCGAGATCCGCAGCAAGATCGACGAATCGGAGCAGACCTTCCGCTCCGAGGCCGCCAAAGAGCTCAACGAGAAACGCACCGATCTGTCGAAAATCACCGCCACCAGCATCGCCATCGACGACCGCGTCACCCGCACCACGGTGACTTCGCCAGTGCGCGGGGTGATCAAGCAGATGAAGGTCAACACCATTGGTGGCGTGGTCCAGCCGGGCAGCGACATGGTCGAAATCGTGCCGCTGGAAGACAACCTGCTGATCGAGGCCAAAGTGCGGCCGCAGGATGTGGCGTTCCTGCATCCGGGCCAGAAAGCCATGGTCAAGTTCAGTGCCTATGACTACACGATCTACGGCGGCCTGAGCGCCAGACTCGAGCTGATCGGCGCCGACACGATCACTGACGACAAGGGCAACAGCTTCTATTTGATCCAGGTGCGTACCGATAAGAACCATCTGGGCGGTGATGTGAAACCGCTGCTGATCATTCCGGGAATGGTGGCGACGGTGGACATCATCACCGGCGAAAAAAGCGTACTGGATTACCTGCTCAAACCGGTACTGAAAGCGCGGACCGAGGCGATGCGCGAAAGGTAG
- a CDS encoding tRNA-uridine aminocarboxypropyltransferase, giving the protein MSRPRCPRCLRPQTHCLCPLIPSLDSRTRVLLLQHPSEVNHALNTARLAALGLINAELIVGEVFDDLPTLLNRPGYRARLLFPADDAQPMQAYEPTDEPLLLVVPDGTWRKARKMLHLNPLLAALPRVTLAEGGVSRYRLRKAPGPGALSTIEAIVQALQTLEAPVSFEPLLKPFEALIEGQIAAMGEETFHKNHGDK; this is encoded by the coding sequence ATGTCCCGACCACGGTGCCCGCGCTGCCTGCGCCCTCAAACCCACTGCCTGTGCCCGCTGATCCCCAGCCTCGACAGCCGCACCCGGGTGTTGCTGTTGCAGCATCCGAGCGAGGTCAATCATGCGTTGAATACCGCGCGGCTAGCCGCGTTGGGCCTGATCAATGCCGAGTTGATCGTTGGTGAAGTGTTCGACGATTTGCCGACATTGTTGAACCGCCCGGGCTATCGGGCGCGGCTGTTATTCCCGGCTGATGATGCGCAGCCGATGCAGGCTTACGAGCCGACTGACGAACCGTTGTTGCTGGTCGTGCCGGACGGTACCTGGCGCAAGGCACGCAAGATGTTGCACCTCAATCCACTGCTGGCGGCGTTGCCACGGGTGACGCTGGCAGAGGGCGGCGTGTCGCGTTATCGATTGCGCAAGGCGCCGGGGCCGGGGGCATTGTCGACTATCGAGGCGATTGTGCAGGCGTTGCAGACCCTGGAAGCGCCGGTTTCGTTCGAACCGTTGCTCAAGCCGTTTGAAGCGTTGATCGAAGGGCAGATTGCGGCGATGGGGGAGGAGACCTTTCACAAGAACCATGGCGATAAATAG